The following proteins are encoded in a genomic region of Borreliella mayonii:
- a CDS encoding DUF777 family protein, producing the protein MTKDYKIYRMNQRLYGHALAQEDVKNWIYSNIFIIKIGIVKDFNQQTQEAIVTIPEFEDLEIHTKNISNISFELSKGDSVLLLQSSVNIFDKKNDIHFDKHHFYILSAISPKTLNLISDTVKIKANNNIEIANQTTSLKTILKSIVSAIEGLKITLDLTTKAPTIDLTTLIPTTAKINSDINSLFK; encoded by the coding sequence ATGACTAAAGACTATAAAATTTACAGAATGAACCAGCGCCTTTATGGGCACGCATTAGCACAAGAGGACGTTAAAAATTGGATTTATTCAAACATTTTCATAATTAAAATTGGCATTGTAAAGGATTTTAACCAACAAACTCAAGAAGCTATTGTTACAATACCCGAATTTGAAGATTTAGAAATTCACACAAAAAATATCTCTAATATCAGCTTTGAGCTATCAAAAGGCGATAGCGTATTATTACTTCAATCAAGCGTTAATATTTTTGATAAAAAAAATGATATTCACTTTGACAAACATCATTTTTACATACTTAGTGCAATTAGCCCGAAGACATTAAATTTAATCTCTGATACTGTTAAAATTAAAGCAAACAATAACATTGAAATAGCTAACCAAACAACTAGCTTAAAAACAATTCTAAAGAGTATTGTAAGTGCTATTGAGGGTTTGAAAATCACATTAGATCTAACCACCAAAGCCCCCACAATAGACTTGACAACCTTAATACCGACAACCGCTAAAATTAATTCTGATATTAATAGTTTGTTTAAGTAA
- a CDS encoding DUF3890 domain-containing protein, with translation MSEQENLQAQVEGEEELLATKLHSEVLLLLGIDQFALSRQNFLLHLSLLQAILVTRGIDASSLTYEQIFLLTFYHMGCQLRKQGVVREFEFDRIKKEKFNELELDYYPISSGGEEGGEGGCGSNKNFCSQLDAFLEKLKRETSTPSCVGVV, from the coding sequence ATGAGTGAACAAGAAAACTTACAAGCGCAAGTTGAAGGAGAAGAAGAGCTTTTAGCAACAAAACTTCATTCAGAAGTTTTGTTGCTATTGGGAATAGACCAATTTGCACTAAGCAGGCAAAATTTTCTACTGCATTTATCTTTACTTCAAGCTATTCTAGTAACGCGCGGTATTGATGCTAGTTCACTTACATATGAACAAATATTTTTACTTACTTTCTACCATATGGGTTGTCAATTAAGAAAACAGGGAGTTGTTCGAGAATTTGAATTTGATAGGATCAAAAAAGAGAAATTCAATGAACTTGAACTTGATTATTATCCTATCAGTAGTGGGGGCGAAGAAGGTGGTGAGGGGGGTTGTGGATCAAACAAGAATTTTTGTTCACAACTTGATGCATTTTTAGAAAAATTAAAAAGAGAAACCTCAACGCCATCTTGTGTGGGGGTTGTCTAA
- a CDS encoding DUF1463 domain-containing protein — MQFYDLREVYFSIGGTQLHSGKLELTSEPTTRAVVSSEDKGMPVISLRDPKTITYVFNIEVTLGSHDYRLLTELSDEQFYNMNVRKEDKMLNLAFNDRIATKIISNYAIFTEEPSRSYSAEAEKVTFEIRAINCQKTKPNKS, encoded by the coding sequence ATGCAATTTTATGATTTAAGAGAAGTTTATTTTTCAATTGGTGGTACGCAATTACATAGTGGCAAGCTAGAGCTTACAAGTGAACCTACAACAAGAGCAGTAGTTAGTAGTGAAGACAAAGGTATGCCTGTAATAAGCTTAAGAGATCCCAAAACGATAACTTATGTTTTCAACATTGAAGTGACACTAGGTAGTCATGACTATAGATTGTTAACTGAACTTTCTGATGAACAGTTTTACAACATGAATGTTAGAAAAGAGGATAAAATGCTTAATTTAGCATTCAATGATAGAATTGCTACCAAAATTATTTCTAACTATGCGATTTTTACTGAAGAACCTTCAAGAAGTTATTCCGCTGAGGCCGAAAAAGTAACTTTTGAAATTAGGGCTATTAATTGCCAAAAAACTAAACCAAACAAATCTTAA
- a CDS encoding DUF693 family protein, with translation MLLLQYDFKIEFYKEKQSLEGDTSTGNSLVEETPIIINTQHGIHVDITISNEFSNYNFVKSKRTKIVLWNLPLDFTNDIEVGDIVKIRYKKFAHEKNFDFIMSGYLGTPMSTDYPSGDFSVELDVRLAVSSNFFNRKLENKNFKGKTVQEAIESVFPNRNILNMDKEARLKIIDKDIYATTPKEFVEKIKGIYIHDVIADVGNDSFDVECNFIFTNDRTIEADENYKALEDYGLEFIPQQEIAIEGEYNIRRVYWNTQTFYTHKLKIGDKVSFIDGLGKMIKSTIKETSARLSNTGECSLILKLKDNSDGYD, from the coding sequence ATGCTATTACTACAATATGATTTTAAAATTGAATTTTACAAAGAAAAACAATCCTTAGAAGGGGATACAAGCACTGGGAATTCTTTAGTTGAAGAAACTCCTATTATAATAAATACACAACATGGAATTCATGTTGATATTACCATATCTAATGAGTTTTCAAATTATAATTTTGTAAAATCCAAACGAACAAAAATTGTACTTTGGAATTTGCCCTTAGACTTCACCAACGACATTGAAGTAGGAGATATAGTAAAAATACGCTATAAAAAATTTGCTCATGAAAAAAATTTTGATTTCATAATGTCAGGGTATTTAGGGACTCCTATGAGCACTGATTATCCTAGCGGGGATTTTAGTGTTGAGCTTGACGTTCGGTTAGCGGTTAGTAGCAACTTCTTTAATCGAAAATTAGAGAACAAAAACTTCAAGGGTAAGACGGTGCAAGAAGCAATAGAATCTGTATTTCCCAATCGCAATATACTTAATATGGACAAAGAAGCTCGTCTTAAAATTATTGACAAAGATATTTATGCCACAACACCAAAAGAGTTTGTTGAGAAAATAAAAGGGATATATATTCATGACGTAATAGCTGATGTTGGCAATGACAGCTTTGACGTTGAATGCAACTTTATATTTACTAATGATAGAACAATTGAAGCAGATGAAAATTACAAGGCTTTAGAAGATTATGGACTTGAATTCATACCACAACAAGAAATTGCTATTGAGGGTGAATACAATATAAGACGTGTATATTGGAACACGCAAACATTTTATACACATAAACTAAAAATTGGTGATAAAGTTTCATTTATTGATGGGCTAGGAAAAATGATAAAAAGCACCATAAAAGAAACAAGCGCAAGACTTAGCAACACAGGAGAATGCTCATTAATACTTAAATTAAAGGATAATTCTGATGGTTATGATTAA
- a CDS encoding DUF764 family protein: protein MILTLDMVLNHLTQIFKGFKAHAAENNFECDIINTYNHPYLSKITAASSNIIALKFDGTENLFDHNSRAGVFYENALEFSINFQIYIIAIVLNAKDFDANSRMLMLYSMLSDFLHNKAHKYTLLSLQPEYISKINFYIYPISNMQTVGLINLGTKYSNHAYSASIAFNASVKAIEILKEEYEIAARYN, encoded by the coding sequence ATGATTTTAACTTTAGATATGGTATTAAATCATTTAACTCAAATATTTAAAGGGTTTAAGGCGCATGCAGCTGAAAATAATTTTGAGTGCGATATCATAAATACCTACAATCATCCATATCTTTCAAAAATCACAGCTGCTAGCTCAAATATAATAGCATTGAAATTTGATGGTACAGAAAATCTATTTGATCATAATTCTAGAGCCGGTGTATTTTATGAAAATGCTTTGGAATTTAGTATAAATTTTCAAATATATATTATTGCAATAGTGTTAAACGCCAAAGACTTTGACGCTAATTCACGCATGTTAATGCTTTATAGTATGCTTAGTGACTTTCTACACAATAAAGCTCATAAGTATACTTTGCTCAGTCTACAACCCGAATATATTAGTAAAATTAACTTTTACATTTATCCAATATCTAATATGCAAACAGTTGGGCTTATTAATTTAGGCACAAAATATAGCAACCATGCATACAGTGCATCTATAGCATTCAATGCTAGTGTAAAAGCAATTGAAATTTTAAAGGAGGAATACGAAATTGCCGCAAGATACAATTAG
- a CDS encoding DUF1506 family protein: protein MNGVRKRLSDMSFRMINVFKDPKPLKFYKGTVVKLENDSSYQRVFDKNKYTEFAGVIIDIKPQELAILYDSDMSDIQGYSKLYTYQDLNYELKDRISIADLVYFEIFSIDSSIGYFTLVLKEFIWTN, encoded by the coding sequence ATGAATGGTGTTAGAAAAAGACTTTCAGATATGTCCTTTCGCATGATCAACGTATTTAAGGATCCTAAACCCTTAAAGTTTTATAAAGGTACTGTTGTAAAGCTTGAAAATGATTCTTCTTATCAGAGAGTATTTGATAAAAATAAGTACACTGAATTCGCAGGAGTTATTATTGACATAAAGCCACAAGAACTTGCAATTCTTTATGATTCTGATATGTCTGATATTCAAGGATATTCCAAACTTTACACATATCAGGACCTTAACTATGAACTAAAAGACCGAATATCAATTGCAGATTTAGTCTACTTTGAAATATTTAGTATTGACTCTTCAATCGGATATTTTACTTTGGTTTTAAAGGAATTTATATGGACAAACTAG
- a CDS encoding DUF787 family protein yields MPQDTISVSFIDSRIQTSRPNYYNPLLAYKTAKIKVNKDAASYKILNLTVNNYEKQIETLEKDNGNGEDQFGKEKTLLKTAMSNFFNSSEESLKSADLFIYKDKPEELKNYLKVHRHTFVVLINTEGDASDDGLKIYKDDYNKFKMPSTFFVFSTKEQEIKELFKDKGNTEKERNIAVYSNNKDNLHLKFISQYLHQASIFHSVNPYGMSLAATPLVDDTVIGKLRTAKINFYSLLNETGLDGVPAFKEGVDLAGSAIDEQFTYHYIKNEAIIELIRIWNKNNRQNSKLSALQLSGARDNAYTSAIECLLKRFVDRGLIIEYKNLSLTLSPTPQLKLELSVNITYNFSINAVALLITTQDIVDYQNSLSA; encoded by the coding sequence TTGCCGCAAGATACAATTAGTGTAAGTTTTATTGACTCTAGGATTCAGACTAGCAGGCCTAATTATTACAATCCACTCTTGGCTTACAAAACAGCTAAAATTAAAGTTAACAAAGATGCTGCTAGCTATAAAATATTGAATTTAACCGTTAATAATTATGAAAAACAAATTGAAACTTTAGAAAAAGATAATGGAAATGGAGAAGATCAGTTTGGGAAAGAAAAAACACTGCTTAAAACTGCAATGTCAAATTTTTTCAATTCAAGCGAAGAATCGTTAAAATCAGCCGATCTTTTCATTTATAAGGATAAGCCTGAAGAGCTAAAAAATTATCTTAAAGTACATAGACACACTTTTGTTGTACTTATTAACACTGAGGGAGATGCGTCAGATGATGGACTTAAAATTTACAAAGATGACTATAATAAATTCAAAATGCCTTCAACTTTTTTTGTATTTTCGACTAAAGAACAAGAAATAAAAGAACTATTTAAAGATAAAGGCAATACTGAAAAAGAAAGAAATATTGCTGTTTACAGTAACAATAAAGACAATTTACACCTTAAATTTATAAGTCAATACTTGCATCAAGCAAGTATTTTCCATTCTGTAAATCCTTATGGTATGTCACTGGCTGCTACACCGCTTGTTGACGACACTGTAATTGGAAAGTTGCGAACTGCAAAAATTAACTTTTATTCACTTCTTAATGAAACTGGGCTTGATGGTGTACCCGCCTTTAAAGAAGGTGTCGATCTAGCTGGAAGCGCAATAGACGAACAGTTTACATATCACTATATAAAAAATGAAGCGATTATTGAGCTTATTAGAATTTGGAATAAAAACAATAGACAAAACAGCAAACTATCTGCACTACAACTTAGTGGCGCTAGAGACAATGCATATACTTCAGCAATTGAGTGTCTACTTAAAAGGTTTGTAGATAGAGGACTGATTATTGAGTATAAAAATTTAAGTCTTACTCTTTCTCCTACACCACAACTTAAATTAGAACTTAGTGTGAATATTACTTATAACTTTAGCATTAATGCTGTTGCTTTACTAATCACTACTCAAGATATAGTTGATTATCAAAACAGTTTAAGTGCTTAA
- a CDS encoding DUF1473 family protein, whose product MIMRYKMKILTKNKTYEYPLRVLPVYEWDKVLGFNQSDAVLKLNEVKYLREITSLMISPKFLDEFYVILDQNREFIPYYKDYLVAIIYTAQFNTFHIDNDLKTPALVYLSEYENNVGDFVAFDYINENFDYEKVATSLSSITSNSNELVAK is encoded by the coding sequence ATGATAATGAGATATAAAATGAAAATTTTAACTAAAAATAAAACTTATGAATATCCACTTAGAGTACTTCCAGTCTATGAATGGGATAAAGTGCTAGGATTTAATCAAAGTGACGCTGTTTTAAAGCTTAATGAGGTTAAATACTTAAGAGAAATCACAAGCTTAATGATAAGTCCAAAATTTTTAGACGAATTCTATGTGATTTTAGATCAAAATAGAGAATTTATTCCATATTACAAAGACTATCTTGTTGCAATAATTTACACTGCGCAATTCAACACTTTTCATATAGATAATGATCTAAAAACCCCCGCTTTAGTATATTTGAGTGAGTATGAAAATAATGTTGGTGATTTTGTTGCTTTTGACTATATTAATGAAAATTTTGATTATGAAAAAGTAGCCACTTCGCTTTCATCAATTACATCAAATTCTAATGAGCTGGTTGCTAAATGA
- a CDS encoding DUF1073 domain-containing protein, which translates to MCDLRKTKLIDKISSLELYKYSIFFRNYIENVAEDCLKNGLVLESADHNVSEAELARLKVQLKNALLNCIISYRFHGIGYVLVKTKDTLIDLEQPVNIELPIGFEYLDYEYVRDLGVDFDHITYKVKSNNKNNSLDAVKIHKSRLIIYENFDYILKRYVPCYTESFLLDIYLFEKIYVEIERRIENHNFLFYKDESLVQLQDALSSATTSLSILTHSNNDRGSGILSSFLRKQNSNNHSKDISNLRNLNDSLAQELARLKSNLNNEGMFYTATPSASLEVVKYDLSYLKEALALIKAKIGADTKEPLTRSFNEQAKGLGNDGKGDRSNYYDFLKGVQEQVENSCNLKLTKYFGLDMKFNSLIMLSEEQKVERDIKLIELYSKYNQLIQSSSFNNEELAMLKEKLFSF; encoded by the coding sequence GTGTGTGATTTAAGAAAAACAAAACTAATAGATAAAATAAGTTCACTAGAACTATACAAATACTCAATATTTTTTAGAAATTACATTGAAAATGTAGCAGAAGATTGCCTCAAGAACGGACTTGTTCTTGAGAGCGCTGACCACAATGTTAGTGAAGCTGAACTTGCTAGGTTAAAGGTACAGCTTAAAAATGCTCTACTTAATTGTATTATAAGCTACCGTTTTCATGGGATTGGCTATGTTTTAGTAAAAACCAAAGATACCCTAATAGATCTTGAACAACCTGTTAATATAGAATTACCTATTGGTTTTGAATACCTTGATTATGAATATGTAAGAGATTTGGGAGTTGATTTTGATCATATAACCTATAAAGTAAAATCCAACAATAAGAACAATTCTTTAGACGCAGTTAAAATACATAAAAGTCGACTTATCATATATGAAAACTTTGATTATATCTTGAAAAGATATGTTCCGTGTTATACCGAAAGCTTTTTGCTAGATATTTATTTATTTGAAAAGATATACGTTGAAATAGAAAGACGTATTGAAAACCACAATTTTTTGTTTTACAAAGATGAATCTTTAGTACAACTACAAGACGCACTTTCTAGCGCAACAACTTCTTTAAGTATACTTACTCATAGCAATAATGATAGGGGAAGTGGCATTTTATCTTCTTTTTTGAGAAAACAAAATTCAAACAATCATAGTAAAGATATTTCTAATTTAAGAAACCTTAATGACTCATTAGCACAGGAACTTGCTAGGCTAAAAAGCAATCTAAATAATGAGGGAATGTTTTATACGGCTACTCCTAGTGCTAGTTTAGAGGTTGTTAAATACGATCTTAGCTACTTAAAGGAGGCTTTGGCGTTAATTAAAGCGAAAATTGGCGCTGATACTAAAGAACCACTAACTAGAAGTTTCAATGAGCAGGCTAAAGGGCTGGGAAATGATGGTAAAGGGGATAGGAGTAATTATTACGATTTTTTAAAAGGTGTACAAGAACAAGTTGAGAACTCTTGTAACTTAAAACTTACAAAGTATTTCGGGCTTGATATGAAGTTTAATTCGCTGATTATGTTAAGTGAAGAACAAAAAGTGGAAAGAGATATAAAGCTAATTGAGCTTTACAGTAAATATAACCAGCTTATACAAAGCAGTTCCTTTAATAATGAGGAGCTAGCGATGTTAAAAGAAAAATTATTCTCATTTTGA
- a CDS encoding DUF792 family protein: protein MDINNGNINNNNIENKNKGMSQAEVSQITRDVITQIFALFGADNFLVLFPRMDLRGFGYVPQLFFIKPKTELITRTYNTSCSKRPVINYYDRKAEYVSYNPVMTGENISLNSGVLTSLYKEMISPLKMTVFGNSMLRFDAHLVKEQLANRIQAQVPFSIYSPTFGLKELAVITSLSFKDTPFIDEVEVSLSMEIVKTFALEKYKG from the coding sequence ATGGATATTAACAATGGAAATATTAACAATAATAATATTGAAAATAAAAATAAAGGAATGTCCCAAGCAGAGGTCTCTCAAATAACAAGAGATGTAATAACCCAAATATTTGCTCTTTTTGGAGCAGATAATTTTTTAGTGTTATTTCCTAGAATGGATCTTAGAGGGTTTGGATATGTTCCTCAATTGTTTTTTATAAAACCAAAAACGGAGCTCATAACACGCACTTATAATACCAGTTGTTCCAAAAGACCGGTTATCAACTATTATGATAGAAAAGCGGAATATGTCAGCTACAACCCAGTAATGACTGGTGAAAATATTTCTTTAAACAGCGGTGTATTAACCTCACTATATAAAGAAATGATTTCACCACTTAAAATGACTGTTTTTGGCAATTCTATGCTACGTTTTGATGCTCATCTTGTAAAAGAACAGCTCGCCAATAGAATACAAGCGCAAGTTCCTTTTAGTATCTACAGCCCAACTTTTGGCCTAAAAGAATTAGCTGTAATTACAAGTCTCTCGTTTAAGGACACTCCTTTCATTGATGAAGTTGAAGTTAGTCTATCAATGGAAATAGTAAAAACATTCGCATTAGAAAAATATAAAGGATAA
- a CDS encoding DUF228 domain-containing protein, whose translation MSDVITKIKEEFDKKVAEIKALMKNPQQDAGLLSNSIEFRDKTLIFSNSDGVCTSSKDKIENYPSKGYPYKRGVKLSFGDGTTELEVEAGGGDDLYGVCSDIDEFSGMATVVPITNNFTGYLTLKKDGQNGVNPGDKLNFNQHGELEKTTGAQKSVNAIALSKAHKLTEDLFIVLASVFGNRAIKG comes from the coding sequence ATGAGCGATGTTATTACAAAAATAAAAGAAGAGTTTGATAAAAAAGTTGCAGAAATTAAAGCATTAATGAAAAATCCCCAACAAGACGCGGGGCTGCTTAGCAATTCTATTGAATTTAGAGACAAAACCCTAATTTTTTCAAATTCTGATGGAGTGTGCACTAGCAGTAAAGACAAAATAGAAAATTATCCTTCTAAAGGGTATCCGTATAAGCGAGGAGTAAAACTTAGTTTTGGTGATGGTACAACAGAACTAGAAGTTGAGGCTGGAGGTGGAGACGATTTATATGGAGTGTGCTCTGATATAGATGAATTTAGCGGTATGGCAACTGTAGTTCCAATTACAAATAACTTCACGGGGTATTTAACGCTTAAGAAGGATGGACAAAATGGTGTAAATCCAGGAGATAAATTAAATTTTAACCAACATGGGGAACTTGAAAAAACCACTGGGGCTCAAAAATCTGTTAATGCAATAGCGCTTTCAAAGGCACACAAGTTGACTGAAGATTTATTTATAGTGCTTGCTAGTGTATTTGGGAATAGAGCAATAAAAGGGTAA
- a CDS encoding DUF228 domain-containing protein, whose protein sequence is MVLKGNGQVENLDAVEDPQLDLEAQVPDAPRAKRQARQAEDAQLKDPYLDAIDELDDILLKFKKYVKSMSSIENKVFSSSSSCFKSKNERIDAYSFACSSYTDKLEEYLYDPANSFPYKRGVKLVPKENSIYVEVGADTDMYGICVDVCEFSCTAYVLPITNNFEGYLVTRNPSIKIGEILDINNNGVIIKAGGGPPTVINAYALSDSFTINFAPEDGNQDQARYPKQEYSINLIKVAIFGNRGLEKTVTPEAGG, encoded by the coding sequence ATGGTTTTAAAAGGTAACGGGCAAGTTGAAAATCTTGACGCTGTTGAGGACCCACAGTTAGATTTAGAGGCACAAGTTCCCGATGCTCCTAGGGCTAAACGGCAAGCAAGACAAGCTGAAGATGCACAATTAAAAGACCCATATTTGGATGCAATTGACGAACTCGATGATATCCTTTTGAAATTCAAGAAATATGTAAAATCTATGAGTTCAATTGAAAATAAGGTTTTTAGTAGTTCAAGTAGCTGTTTTAAATCAAAGAATGAGCGAATTGATGCATATTCATTTGCATGTTCAAGTTATACAGACAAGCTAGAGGAGTATCTTTACGATCCAGCAAATAGTTTTCCATATAAGCGTGGGGTTAAACTTGTTCCGAAAGAGAACTCTATATATGTGGAAGTTGGAGCTGATACTGATATGTATGGGATATGTGTAGATGTATGTGAGTTTAGTTGTACCGCGTATGTATTGCCGATTACTAACAATTTTGAAGGGTACCTTGTTACAAGAAATCCCAGCATAAAAATAGGAGAAATATTGGATATAAATAACAATGGGGTTATTATCAAGGCTGGTGGTGGGCCACCAACCGTAATTAATGCCTATGCCTTATCTGATTCATTTACAATCAATTTCGCACCTGAAGATGGAAATCAAGATCAAGCTAGATATCCCAAGCAAGAGTATTCTATTAATTTGATAAAAGTTGCAATTTTTGGCAATAGAGGCCTTGAGAAAACAGTAACACCTGAAGCTGGTGGTTAA
- a CDS encoding DUF228 domain-containing protein yields the protein MGDTTQLVKEYQEKRSKLEKFMKNPQHDASLLSNSIEFRDKNVQFFASGGTKTSKFDKLENHPFSGYPYKRGVKRVIQEAQENQIHYEPHVEAGGGEELYGICIDIDEFSKTATIVPITNNFKGYLVAKDSSVKAKDKLVFNKDGALEKVIGASNKATINATALTDAKQISNEVYLVKVAVFGNKAVSKN from the coding sequence ATGGGAGATACAACGCAATTAGTAAAAGAGTATCAAGAGAAAAGAAGTAAACTTGAAAAGTTTATGAAAAATCCACAACATGATGCTAGTTTGCTTAGCAATTCTATTGAATTTAGAGACAAAAACGTGCAATTTTTTGCTTCTGGAGGCACTAAAACTAGTAAGTTTGACAAATTGGAAAATCATCCATTTTCTGGATATCCATACAAGCGCGGAGTAAAGAGGGTTATTCAAGAGGCACAAGAAAATCAAATTCACTATGAGCCTCATGTTGAGGCTGGAGGTGGTGAAGAGTTATATGGAATATGCATTGATATAGATGAGTTTAGTAAAACAGCTACTATTGTACCAATTACCAATAATTTTAAGGGCTATTTAGTAGCAAAAGATTCTAGTGTTAAAGCAAAAGATAAGCTTGTTTTCAATAAAGATGGTGCCCTTGAAAAGGTTATTGGAGCGTCAAATAAAGCAACTATTAATGCAACAGCATTGACTGATGCGAAACAAATTAGCAATGAAGTTTATTTGGTAAAAGTAGCGGTATTTGGAAATAAAGCTGTAAGTAAAAATTAA
- a CDS encoding DUF759 family protein encodes MSDKFTIKFKGILDHAATKKAIEQDISKMEKYLKPKKSSLGSTKDIVKNNLSDKKKELSRQSKFESLRERVEKYRLTQTKKLMKQGMGFEKARKEAFKRSLMSDRDKRSLEYKELAKESKAKSKMLAASQGKGLVAKIAIGSALGNIIDNAMSKVGGGLIGFLYGFMKKSVENKSKQNQLEQLNSVFYSEKERNKIRGALKGMKGFERDLEKEDLLRTASVLKGDIRELKLNDKEGENVLNATKLAAILRSTGLVGDNESAVEVVSKILKGELTEAFNILKPIDKFGEKYLEAIKVKLELLTKEGGKLKLRPQIIEGLIKDISSLNIMGHSDKLQRGKSDLANIEQALEKGTANVLMPLIGKISDILENIMKLNFKQILQDIVDAITGGISGAIGGIKNFGSSVYNTASNVLYYANPLNYFPGFRNNNNNTGGDDIGTFK; translated from the coding sequence GTGAGCGACAAATTCACCATTAAATTTAAGGGGATTCTTGATCATGCTGCCACAAAAAAGGCTATCGAACAAGATATTTCCAAAATGGAAAAATATCTTAAACCCAAAAAATCTAGTTTGGGGAGTACTAAAGATATTGTAAAAAATAATTTGTCGGACAAGAAAAAAGAACTTAGCAGGCAATCTAAATTTGAAAGCTTAAGAGAGCGTGTTGAAAAATATAGACTTACACAAACTAAAAAACTTATGAAACAGGGCATGGGCTTTGAAAAAGCTAGAAAAGAGGCTTTCAAAAGATCTTTAATGTCTGATAGAGACAAAAGAAGTCTTGAATATAAAGAACTTGCAAAAGAATCAAAAGCAAAAAGTAAAATGCTGGCGGCCTCTCAAGGGAAAGGGCTTGTTGCCAAAATTGCTATAGGTAGTGCCCTGGGAAATATCATTGACAATGCTATGAGTAAAGTTGGGGGCGGGCTTATTGGATTTTTGTATGGTTTTATGAAAAAATCGGTTGAAAATAAATCTAAACAAAATCAACTAGAACAACTCAATAGCGTGTTTTACAGTGAAAAAGAACGTAATAAGATTCGGGGCGCTCTTAAGGGAATGAAGGGATTTGAGCGCGATTTAGAAAAAGAAGATTTGCTACGAACAGCAAGTGTGCTTAAAGGTGATATAAGAGAATTAAAACTTAATGATAAAGAGGGAGAGAATGTATTAAATGCAACAAAACTAGCAGCTATACTTAGAAGCACGGGGCTTGTTGGTGATAACGAAAGTGCTGTTGAAGTTGTTTCAAAAATACTTAAAGGGGAACTTACAGAAGCTTTTAATATATTAAAACCTATCGACAAATTTGGAGAAAAATATTTAGAGGCTATAAAAGTCAAGTTGGAATTATTAACTAAAGAAGGGGGAAAACTAAAGTTAAGGCCACAGATAATTGAAGGCCTCATAAAAGATATATCATCTTTAAATATAATGGGTCATTCCGATAAACTCCAAAGAGGCAAAAGTGATTTAGCCAATATAGAGCAAGCTCTTGAAAAAGGAACTGCTAATGTTTTGATGCCATTGATTGGCAAAATTTCTGATATTCTTGAGAATATTATGAAGCTTAATTTTAAACAAATCCTACAAGATATCGTTGATGCCATAACAGGTGGTATAAGTGGTGCTATTGGCGGAATAAAAAACTTTGGCAGCTCAGTATATAATACTGCTAGTAATGTTTTGTACTACGCGAATCCTTTGAATTATTTTCCAGGATTTAGAAATAACAACAATAACACCGGAGGTGATGATATAGGAACATTTAAATAA
- a CDS encoding DUF1322 family protein, whose amino-acid sequence MNKINRDIDKAIASLNETRKKYFNLLDEIKNDKYFFPVIMNICSYNSVKKLPYDELLEVNRLADIKLEKELYELILCK is encoded by the coding sequence ATGAACAAAATAAATAGAGATATTGATAAAGCTATTGCAAGTCTTAATGAGACTAGAAAAAAGTATTTTAACTTGCTTGACGAGATAAAGAATGATAAATACTTTTTCCCAGTAATTATGAATATTTGCTCATACAACTCGGTAAAGAAATTGCCTTATGATGAGCTTTTAGAGGTTAATAGGCTTGCTGATATTAAATTAGAAAAAGAATTGTATGAATTAATTCTATGCAAGTGA